The following coding sequences are from one Primulina eburnea isolate SZY01 chromosome 15, ASM2296580v1, whole genome shotgun sequence window:
- the LOC140814218 gene encoding uncharacterized protein has translation MNKQDMLKVQTCVLRVNIHCEGCKDKIKKKLQKVQGVYKVNIDVEKGQVFVSGNVDPAVLIEKLEKSGKHAELLGVQNRQNPSNFLNNVRFENPSNGGKDNRSQKGGKDQQKIVNQQQNIKGWKDMKFLGKDNNKSGKYNLSEDDSDEDDFDDEFDDDSDEEFVTGHQVSNKVSNGLGGGDHGGHSKGKNGAKNGKKGGGFDFLKGMLGKTGAKDGGGKNGGKIKAEKGDQDQVGGKKGGKNGGFVVGNGKSGAKNGKNDGKNNDSWGKKGGEKFDAVPKMDNKHQGFKEFNANHKGLNGGNVGTMGNYPMGNFPAPAHMGNYPGAAQWRPPAADHFGMGHGNPYNQQQQQYMAQMMMMNQQRPSGNDMYHPMMMLNRPVHPGMYYGPPPPPANDKFTHIFSDENTDSCTVM, from the exons ATGAATAAGCAAGATATGTTGAAGGTTCAG ACTTGTGTTCTTAGAGTAAATATACACTGTGAAGGATGTAAGGATAAGATCAAGAAGAAGCTGCAGAAGGTTCAAG GAGTGTATAAGGTAAATATTGATGTGGAGAAAGGACAAGTTTTTGTTTCTGGGAATGTTGATCCAGCAGTTCTCATAGAGAAACTGGAGAAATCAGGCAAACATGCCGAGCTCTTGGGAGTACAAAATAGACAGAATCCCTCGAATTTTCTCAACAATGTCCGCTTTGAAAACCCGAGTAATGGGGGCAAAGATAATAGATCTCAAAAGGGTGGCAAAGATCAACAGAAAATTGTTAATCAGCAGCAGAATATTAAAGGGTGGAAAGATATGAAATTTCTGGGTAAAGATAATAATAAATCTGGCAAGTACAATTTGTCTGAAGATGATTCTGATGAGGATGATTTTGACGATGAATTTGACGATGATTCTGATGAGGAATTCGTTACCGGTCATCAAGTATCTAATAAAGTTTCAAACGGTTTGGGTGGTGGTGACCATGGCGGCCATTCGAAGGGCAAGAATGGAGCTAAAAATGGCAAGAAAGGTGGCGGATTCGACTTTCTGAAGGGTATGTTGGGTAAAACTGGGGCTAAAGATGGCGGTGGGAAGAACGGTGGTAAGATTAAGGCAGAGAAGGGAGATCAAGATCAAGTGGGTGGTAAAAAAGGTGGTAAAAATGGAGGATTTGTGGTCGGAAATGGTAAATCTGGTGCGAAAAACGGCAAGAATGATGGGAAAAACAATGATAGCTGGGGCAAGAAAGGGGGTGAGAAATTTGACGCGGTTCCAAAAATGGACAATAAACACCAAGGATTCAAGGAGTTCAATGCAAATCATAAAGGGTTGAATGGTGGAAATGTAGGCACGATGGGTAACTACCCGATGGGTAATTTCCCTGCCCCCGCGCATATGGGGAATTATCCGGGCGCGGCACAATGGCGACCACCGGCGGCGGATCACTTCGGCATGGGACATGGGAATCCTTATAACCAACAGCAACAACAATACATGGctcagatgatgatgatgaatcaGCAACGGCCGAGTGGGAACGATATGTACCATCCGATGATGATGCTCAATCGGCCTGTGCACCCGGGGATGTACTATGGGCCTCCTCCACCTCCGGCAAACGATAAATTCACCCATATTTTCAGTGATGAGAACACTGATAGTTGCACCGTCATGTGA
- the LOC140814662 gene encoding signal peptidase complex subunit 3B-like has protein sequence MHSFGYRANALLTFAITILALMCAMASVSDNFNSPTPTSEVQVLNINWFQKKPDGDEEVSLTLNISANLQSLFTWNTKQVFVFLAAEYETPKNSLNQVSLWDSIIPSKEHAKFWIHTTNKYRFIDQGRNLRGKEFNLTLHWHVMPKTGKMFADKIVMNGYRLPEAYR, from the exons ATGCACTCTTTTGGGTACAGAGCTAATGCTTTGCTAACGTTCGCCATCACCATTCTCGCTTTGATGTGCGCCATGGCCTCTGTATCTGACAATTTTAATTCGCCGACCCCCACCTCTGAAGTTCAG GTTTTGAATATTAATTGGTTCCAGAAGAAACCCGATGGAGATGAGGAG GTCAGCCTGACATTGAATATATCTGCTAACTTGCAGTCATTATTTACATGGAATACAAAGCAG GTCTTTGTATTTTTAGCCGCTGAATATGAAACACCAAAGAATTCGCTGAACCAG GTGTCCTTGTGGGACAGTATCATACCTTCCAAAGAACATGCAAAGTTTTGGATTCACACAACAAACAAATATCGTTTTATTGACCA AGGGAGAAATCTACGAGGTAAAGAGTTCAACTTAACATTGCATTGGCATGTCATGCCAAAGACTGGAAAGATGTTTGCGGACAAAATAGTGATGAATGGCTACCGCTTACCTGAGGCGTATAGATAA
- the LOC140814213 gene encoding E3 ubiquitin-protein ligase ATL31-like — translation MGKWVGKRGFAAMDGLFLVSVVVFLVTMVGAQPGTSPPDSDELGYARFSPSMAVIILVLIGALFFMAFFSIYIRHCSSASGAAGSVRRALSMRNRRAAAARGLEESVLETFPTFSYAEVKDHKIGKGALECAVCLNEFEENETLRLIPKCDHVFHPECIDAWLESHVTCPVCRANLVPQAGDQSAQASDSANDATPQVNETVERINSTTSRNEEIVIQVDEDRRQIVDKDSAVAQQSSSELPNRPQRSWSMKIFGLNKFRSNSTGHSLVQPGENLERFTLKLPAEVRKEMIHRASLKRTGSCAASSSCNEGTSKTPVGGEGSSQGGRYFRRLDKLDRGAKSDRWVFFTRGLSLKSPKVMADGGGVEGSVSSSKGSGLRKPVRLPSFNCLQEPKSGDEMETRPFSNNPGSSPV, via the coding sequence ATGGGAAAATGGGTTGGGAAGCGAGGTTTTGCAGCCATGGATGGATTATTTCTTGTTTCTGTTGTTGTTTTCTTGGTCACCATGGTTGGAGCTCAGCCGGGTACTTCGCCTCCGGACAGTGATGAGTTGGGGTACGCGAGATTTAGTCCATCCATGGCGGTGATCATACTTGTCCTCATAGGGGCGCTTTTCTTCATGGCCTTCTTCTCTATTTACATCCGCCACTGCTCCAGTGCGTCCGGAGCTGCTGGCAGCGTCCGCCGAGCTCTTTCCATGAGAAATCGCCGTGCTGCGGCGGCGCGTGGTCTCGAGGAGTCTGTCTTGGAGACGTTCCCCACTTTCTCGTATGCTGAAGTGAAGGATCACAAGATCGGGAAAGGAGCCTTGGAATGTGCTGTGTGTTTGAATGAATTTGAAGAGAACGAAACACTGCGTTTGATACCCAAATGCGACCACGTTTTCCACCCAGAGTGCATCGACGCGTGGCTTGAATCCCATGTCACCTGCCCCGTTTGCAGAGCTAATTTGGTACCACAGGCCGGAGATCAATCGGCTCAGGCATCAGATTCAGCAAATGATGCTACCCCACAAGTGAACGAAACCGTGGAAAGAATCAACAGTACGACATCAAGAAATGAGGAGATCGTCATACAAGTAGATGAAGATCGACGACAAATAGTCGACAAGGATTCAGCTGTGGCTCAGCAATCGAGCTCCGAGTTACCAAACAGGCCTCAGAGATCATGGTCAATGAAAATCTTTGGTTTAAACAAGTTCAGATCAAACTCCACCGGACATTCACTGGTTCAGCCTGGGGAGAATCTGGAGAGGTTCACTCTGAAATTACCTGCGGAGGTGAGGAAGGAGATGATCCACCGAGCTTCGCTGAAACGAACCGGCAGCTGCGCGGCGAGCAGCTCATGTAATGAGGGGACTTCCAAAACTCCCGTCGGAGGAGAAGGAAGCAGCCAGGGAGGGCGGTACTTCCGAAGACTGGACAAACTGGACAGAGGGGCTAAATCGGACAGGTGGGTATTTTTCACGAGGGGTCTGTCGCTAAAATCACCGAAGGTGATGGCGGATGGCGGCGGCGTCGAGGGCAGCGTTTCTTCCTCGAAGGGCAGCGGGCTGCGGAAGCCGGTGAGACTGCCGTCTTTCAACTGCCTGCAGGAGCCTAAGTCCGGTGATGAGATGGAAACCCGACCGTTCTCAAATAACCCCGGTTCTTCTCCGGTCTAA
- the LOC140813997 gene encoding cation/calcium exchanger 5: MAFSTSVVLNNAAISLILFSTLLLFLLLPRPDPSIHPSTAFLVHRRSLSVALNATSICSPSNFTSSDGLFDYPSFHFCLFASNPFFSVPFLVFVLFIQFYILVRTAQDYFSVVVTKLAKHLKLSPSMGAVTLLALGNGAPDVFASVAAVRGGQARTGFGAILSAGTFVSALVVGCVAIYAAPFAVDPAPFVRDVLFYLTAALFMFYVYLSAEIFLWQAVGFVGFYLFFVGIVFSMDLGYDSGKKMNISIVEEVQLVSNRETVSGVLEELDCENGEVTSRLQIRGEPRFGFLKAFAKMSLAWEIPVSILLKLTIPQTSPAEWSRFYQSANVALCPLVVLYSCKSFMPLDHPIIFLLPNTHLPLWFVVFCGSFSLAILHYTVQKEAPKSQQMLAVVVAFIMSVFWISTTAGELLNCLEALGVLLKLPASLLGLTVLAWGNSVGDLFADVAVAKAGQPAMAMAGCFAGPMFNMLFGLGTGLVIQTATVFPEAYELHFHTSIVVAFVFLILSLMGSLLVVTWSRFRVPRFWGFCLVGLYIVFMVLSLVIATFTF; this comes from the exons ATGGCCTTCAGCACCAGCGTTGTCCTTAACAACGCCGCAATCTCACTGATCCTCTTCAGTACTCTCCTTTTGTTCCTTCTCCTCCCCCGCCCAGATCCTTCTATTCACCCCTCCACAGCTTTCTTAGTCCACCGCAGGTCCCTCTCCGTCGCCTTAAATGCTACCTCAATCTGCTCGCCTTCCAATTTCACATCCTCCGATGGTCTCTTCGATTATCCCTCCTTCCATTTCTGCCTCTTTGCTAGCAACCCATTTTTCTCTGTTCCTTTCCTTGTTTTCGTTCTTTTTATTCAGTTCTACATCCTGGTCAGAACGGCCCAAGATTACTTCTCCGTCGTCGTCACCAAGCTGGCCAAGCATCTGAAGCTCTCCCCTTCAATGGGCGCCGTCACGCTTTTAGCTCTCGGCAATGGGGCTCCCGATGTGTTTGCATCCGTGGCTGCTGTTAGGGGGGGACAAGCCAGAACCGGGTTTGGTGCTATTCTTTCCGCGGGGACTTTTGTCTCTGCTTTAGTGGTCGGTTGCGTCGCTATCTACGCTGCGCCTTTCGCCGTTGACCCCGCACCTTTCGTCAGGGATGTCTTGTTTTACTTGACTGCTGCATTATTTATGTTTTACGTGTACTTGAGCGCTGAGATTTTTTTATGGCAAGCGGTTGGTTTTGTTGGATTCTACCTTTTCTTTGTTGGGATTGTGTTTTCCATGGATTTGGGATATGATAGTGGGAAGAAGATGAATATCTCCATTGTTGAGGAGGTGCAGTTGGTGTCTAATAGAGAGACAGTGAGCGGAGTTTTGGAGGAATTAGATTGTGAAAATGGTGAAGTTACAAGCAGATTACAAATTAGAGGGGAGCCCAGGTTTGGCTTCTTGAAAGCCTTTGCAAAG ATGTCACTGGCATGGGAAATTCCTGTCTCAATACTTCTAAAACTCACCATCCCTCAGACTTCACCAGCTGAATGGAGCAGATTTTATCAATCTGCCAATGTTGCTCTTTGTCCACTTGTGGTTTTATACTCTTGCAAATCATTTATGCCTTTAGACCACCCGATTATCTTTCTTCTTCCGAACACTCATCTCCCTCTTTGGTTTGTTGTCTTTTGTGGAAGCTTCTCTTTAGCTATTCTTCATTACACAGTCCAAAAAGAAGCTCCGAAATCCCAGCAAATGCTGGCGGTGGTGGTTGCTTTCATCATGAGCGTGTTCTGGATTTCCACCACAGCAGGTGAATTGCTCAACTGCCTGGAGGCTCTTGGTGTACTTTTGAAATTGCCTGCTTCACTTCTTGGGTTGACTGTTCTTGCCTGGGGAAATTCTGTTGGTGATCTTTTTGCTGATGTAGCAGTAGCTAAAGCTGGGCAGCCGGCTATGGCTATGGCTGGATGCTTTGCCGGGCCGATGTTTAATATGCTTTTTGGACTCGGAACTGGTCTAGTGATACAGACTGCTACTGTATTTCCCGAGGCTTATGAGCTTCATTTCCACACGAGTATTGTAGTGGCGTTTGTTTTCTTGATCTTGAGCTTGATGGGATCTTTGTTAGTGGTAACTTGGAGCAGATTTCGAGTGCCTAGATTCTGGGGCTTCTGCCTTGTTGGCCTCTACATTGTTTTCATGGTTCTGAGTCTAGTTATTGCAACATTCACTTTTTGA
- the LOC140814661 gene encoding mevalonate kinase-like isoform X1 codes for MEVRARAPGKIILAGEHAVVHGSTAVAAAIDLYTYVSLRFPTPSDNDDALKLQLKDMDLEFSWHVGRIKEVLPELGSHANSSPSSCSLETVKAVAMLVEEQNIPEEKSGLTSGVSAFIWLYTSIHGCKPAKVIVTSELPLGAGLGSSAALCVAFSAAFLALSDSVKLDFSHQGWQMFGEDELELVNKWAFEGEKIIHGKPSGIDNTVSTHGNMIKFRSGDLTCIKTNMPLKMLITNTKVRRNTKVLVAGVSERTMRHSNAMTAVFNAVDSISKELAAIIQTPVSDDLAITEKEEKLGELMEMNQGLLQCMGVSHASIESVLRTTLKYKLPSKLTGAGGGGCVLTLLPALLSGSVVDKVIAELESSGFECLIAGIGGRGMEISFTGSS; via the exons ATGGAGGTCAGAGCCAGAGCCCCCGGAAAAATCATATTGGCCGGCGAACATGCGGTGGTTCACGGATCCACCGCCGTCGCTGCCGCCATTGATCTCTACACTTACGTGTCTCTTCGTTTCCCGACTCCATCTG ATAATGATGATGCGCTTAAACTCCAACTTAAGGATATGGACTTGGAGTTTTCTTGGCATGTTGGAAGAATTAAAGAAGTTCTGCCTGAACTAGGCAGTCATGCCAACTCCTCTCCCTCATCATGTTCACTAGAGACTGTAAAAGCAGTTGCTATGTTAGTTGAAGAACAAAATATTCCAGAAGAAAAATCTGGACTAACTTCGGGTGTTTCTGCTTTTATCTGGCTGTACACTTCGATTCATGG GTGTAAGCCTGCTAAAGTCATCGTCACTTCTGAATTGCCATTGGGTGCTGGCTTGGGTTCATCTGCTGCCTTGTGTGTAGCTTTCTCAGCTGCATTCCTCGCTTTATCTGATTCTGTAAAATTGGATTTTAGCCATCAAGGTTGGCAAATGTTTGGGGAAGATGAGCTGGAACTGGTAAATAAATGGGCTTTTGAAGGTGAAAAGATCATCCATGGCAAGCCATCGGGGATAGACAACACAGTAAGCACCCATG GCAACATGATCAAATTTAGATCTGGTGATCTTACATGCATCAAGACTAATATGCCTCTTAAAATGCTCATAACAAATACAAAAGTCAGGAGAAATACAAAAGTTTTGGTAGCTGGTGTCTCGGAAAGGACAATGAGACATTCTAATGCTATGACTGCTGTATTTAATGCTGTTGATTCCATTAGCAAAGAGCTGGCTGCAATTATCCAAACACCTGTTTCTGATGATCTTGCCATAACTGAGAAAGAAGAAAAACTAGGAGAGCTAATGGAAATGAATCAAGGACTACTCCAGTGCATGGGGGTCAGCCACGCGTCTATAGAAAGTGTGCTTCGGACAACGTTAAAATATAAACTTCCTTCAAAACTAACTGGAGCTGGTGGTGGAGGCTGTGTTTTGACACTACTGCCAGCCT TATTGTCAGGATCAGTCGTTGATAAAGTGATTGCAGAGCTAGAATCCAGTGGGTTCGAATGTTTGATAGCAGGAATTGGTGGACGGGGCATGGAAATCAGTTTTACTGGTTCTTCCTAA
- the LOC140814599 gene encoding probable E3 ubiquitin-protein ligase LUL4 yields the protein MGITWSKRHRHHHQLPPPPSSSSDPSSPTTTTTNLSTPQPLPPPQSASAHNSIYPTRPAQSIQPPSYAFAANAPHPTTFPPPPEQHPYPPPPPPLPPFSYNNYSYNFSNYYPRPTGQHSNYRPYYIPQINGWGQSPAHLPRPAPPPHPPVPYVDHQSAKKIKNDVNVHKDTIKLQLDVQNEDCHLVTFTFDALVDGSITVFYFGKEGPNCSFTPLYPEIKPVKIPFGKGLGQKFNQTPGTGVDLGFFDTDDLSTPSPGEDVYPLVILAESCVSISLEGEHSNLEVINASRHAQISQAVLEMKNDGNFQVKVMKQILWIDGVRYELLEIFGINNSDETTISGMNLGKECVICMTEVKNTAVLPCRHLCMCSECAKELRLQSDKCPICRQPIEELIEIKVDEEVDA from the exons ATGGGCATAACCTGGAGTAAAAGGCATCGCCACCACCACCAACTACCCCCTCCGCCCTCCTCTTCATCAGATCCTTCTTctcccaccaccaccaccaccaaccTTTCAACTCCACAACCACTACCACCACCGCAGTCCGCATCAGCCCACAATTCTATCTATCCAACACGACCAGCTCAATCTATCCAACCTCCAAGCTATGCTTTTGCGGCCAACGCGCCGCATCCTACTACATTCCCACCACCACCGGAGCAACATCCCTACCCTCCTCCGCCACCTCCCCTCCCCCCATTTAGTTATAACAACTACAGTTACAACTTCTCAAATTACTACCCCAGACCCACTGGTCAGCACTCGAACTACCGTCCCTATTATATACCTCAGATCAACGGGTGGGGCCAATCACCGGCCCATCTTCCGCGGCCGGCGCCACCCCCACATCCTCCTGTTCCTTACGTTGATCATCAAAGTGCCAAAAAGATTAAGAATGATGTGAATGTCCATAAGGACACCATAAAGCTTCAATTGGATGTTCAGAACGAAGATTGCCATTTGGTTACCTTCACATTTGATGCTTTGGTTGATGGAAG CATCACTGTCTTCTATTTTGGCAAGGAAGGCCCCAACTGTTCATTCACTCCCTTATATCCCGAGATCAAGCCTGTTAAAATCCCCTTCGGGAAAGGACTGGGCCAAAAATTTAACCAGACACCAGGAACGGGTGTGGACCTAGGCTTCTTCGATACTGATGACCTGTCTACACCTTCTCCAGGGGAGGATGTTTATCCTCTTGTTATATTAGCAGAGTCATGTGTATCGATCTCGCTTGAGGGTGAACATTCAAATTTAGAAGTGATAAATGCGTCTCGACATGCACAAATCTCTCAGGCTGTCCTAGAAATGAAGAATGATGGGAATTTCCAAGTGAAAGTAATGAAGCAAATTCTATGGATTGATGGTGTTCGTTACGAGTTGCTTGAGATTTTTGGAATTAACAATTCAGATGAAACAACTATCAGTGGCATGAACTTGGGAAAAGAATGTGTCATTTGCATGACTGAGGTCAAAAACACAGCCGTCTTGCCATGTAGACATCTG TGTATGTGCAGTGAGTGCGCCAAAGAGTTGAGACTCCAATCAGACAAGTGCCCGATTTGTCGCCAGCCCATTGAAGAACTTATAGAGATCAAGGTTGATGAAG AAGTCGATGCTTAA
- the LOC140814661 gene encoding mevalonate kinase-like isoform X2 produces MRWFTDPPPSLPPLISTLTCLFVSRLHLDMDLEFSWHVGRIKEVLPELGSHANSSPSSCSLETVKAVAMLVEEQNIPEEKSGLTSGVSAFIWLYTSIHGCKPAKVIVTSELPLGAGLGSSAALCVAFSAAFLALSDSVKLDFSHQGWQMFGEDELELVNKWAFEGEKIIHGKPSGIDNTVSTHGNMIKFRSGDLTCIKTNMPLKMLITNTKVRRNTKVLVAGVSERTMRHSNAMTAVFNAVDSISKELAAIIQTPVSDDLAITEKEEKLGELMEMNQGLLQCMGVSHASIESVLRTTLKYKLPSKLTGAGGGGCVLTLLPALLSGSVVDKVIAELESSGFECLIAGIGGRGMEISFTGSS; encoded by the exons ATGCGGTGGTTCACGGATCCACCGCCGTCGCTGCCGCCATTGATCTCTACACTTACGTGTCTCTTCGTTTCCCGACTCCATCTG GATATGGACTTGGAGTTTTCTTGGCATGTTGGAAGAATTAAAGAAGTTCTGCCTGAACTAGGCAGTCATGCCAACTCCTCTCCCTCATCATGTTCACTAGAGACTGTAAAAGCAGTTGCTATGTTAGTTGAAGAACAAAATATTCCAGAAGAAAAATCTGGACTAACTTCGGGTGTTTCTGCTTTTATCTGGCTGTACACTTCGATTCATGG GTGTAAGCCTGCTAAAGTCATCGTCACTTCTGAATTGCCATTGGGTGCTGGCTTGGGTTCATCTGCTGCCTTGTGTGTAGCTTTCTCAGCTGCATTCCTCGCTTTATCTGATTCTGTAAAATTGGATTTTAGCCATCAAGGTTGGCAAATGTTTGGGGAAGATGAGCTGGAACTGGTAAATAAATGGGCTTTTGAAGGTGAAAAGATCATCCATGGCAAGCCATCGGGGATAGACAACACAGTAAGCACCCATG GCAACATGATCAAATTTAGATCTGGTGATCTTACATGCATCAAGACTAATATGCCTCTTAAAATGCTCATAACAAATACAAAAGTCAGGAGAAATACAAAAGTTTTGGTAGCTGGTGTCTCGGAAAGGACAATGAGACATTCTAATGCTATGACTGCTGTATTTAATGCTGTTGATTCCATTAGCAAAGAGCTGGCTGCAATTATCCAAACACCTGTTTCTGATGATCTTGCCATAACTGAGAAAGAAGAAAAACTAGGAGAGCTAATGGAAATGAATCAAGGACTACTCCAGTGCATGGGGGTCAGCCACGCGTCTATAGAAAGTGTGCTTCGGACAACGTTAAAATATAAACTTCCTTCAAAACTAACTGGAGCTGGTGGTGGAGGCTGTGTTTTGACACTACTGCCAGCCT TATTGTCAGGATCAGTCGTTGATAAAGTGATTGCAGAGCTAGAATCCAGTGGGTTCGAATGTTTGATAGCAGGAATTGGTGGACGGGGCATGGAAATCAGTTTTACTGGTTCTTCCTAA